The Sandaracinus amylolyticus genomic interval CGTGGAGGCCGAATCGGCGCTGCGCGAACGCGAGGAGCTCCTCGAGACCGTCGAGGGTGCTCCGCAGCGCCAGCGTCGTGAGCACGACGCGCGGGCGCCCGAGCGCGAGCACGACGTCGAGCGCGCGGCAGAGCGTGTCGAAGCTGCCGGGCGTGCCGGTGACCGCGTCGTGCGCCTGGGCGGTCGCGCCGTAGATCGGGATCTGGACGGCGTTCAGCGGGCCCGAGGACAGCGCGCGCGCGAACGCCTCGTCGGCGAGGCGCTGTCCCGGGCTCTGCGCGACGATCGTTTGGTAGCCGAGCTCGCCCGCGCGCTCGAACAGCTCGAGCGCGTGCTCGAAGCGCAGCACGTCGTTGCCGCCGACGTCCACCGCGTGCGCGCCGAGCGACCGCGCGGCCTCGAGCTGGTGCACGAGATCGTCGAGGTGCGTCCGCGCGTCGACCCGTGGGTCGACCTGGTGCTGCTTGTCGCGGCTGGGACAGAACGAGCACGCCATCTCGCACGCTTGGGTGACGACGAGCACCGCGTGGTCGAAGCGTCGCGCTTCGGCGCGGAGCGCCTCGATGCCCGCGTCGAACGTCGCGCGCGACCACGAGCCGCCTGGGTCGCGCTCGACCACCGCGAGCCGGCGCTGCTCACGAGGAGAGCGCTCGGGCGCCTCGAGCACGAGGCCTCCGGGATCGCGCGCCGCGAGCCGGCGTGCGAACGCAGCGACGCTCTCGATCGCCGCGCGTGGCAGCGGCGCGCCGTCGCGCGTCACGTACGAGATCGCGAAGCTGCGGGTATATGCGAGCGCCTTCACGTCCTGCGCCCGAGTCGCGATGCGGAGCTGCACGTCGCCCGCCGGCGTGGCGAGCGCGAGCTCGATCTCGGCGCGCGTCTCGCTCGGGCGGACCGACGAGATCGCGAACGGCAGGCCCGCCAGCAGCGGCTCGAGGAGCGCGCGATTGCGTCGGAGCGCCGACATCGGCGCCTGACTCTACCAGAGCGCGAGCGCGCCGCGGTCCGCACGACCGTGCCGCCCCGCGCCTCTCGCCGAGACCTACTCGTCCCCGCCGACTTCCCCCGTCGCGTCCCGGCGGATCCCGAGCGCCTTCATC includes:
- a CDS encoding radical SAM protein, which gives rise to MSALRRNRALLEPLLAGLPFAISSVRPSETRAEIELALATPAGDVQLRIATRAQDVKALAYTRSFAISYVTRDGAPLPRAAIESVAAFARRLAARDPGGLVLEAPERSPREQRRLAVVERDPGGSWSRATFDAGIEALRAEARRFDHAVLVVTQACEMACSFCPSRDKQHQVDPRVDARTHLDDLVHQLEAARSLGAHAVDVGGNDVLRFEHALELFERAGELGYQTIVAQSPGQRLADEAFARALSSGPLNAVQIPIYGATAQAHDAVTGTPGSFDTLCRALDVVLALGRPRVVLTTLALRSTLDGLEELLAFAQRRFGLHVSVRMLWPNRVGEREHLHDAVPFDELAGVVARHADRFETDLPVCVLPPSHLVRGLVRAEGGRALHLWDLGIVPGSEDDRVKQDRQRVFVAACNGCAARHRCAGILRAHVEALGAAGIRPLAALPG